One Gossypium raimondii isolate GPD5lz chromosome 3, ASM2569854v1, whole genome shotgun sequence genomic window carries:
- the LOC105795510 gene encoding regulator of nonsense transcripts UPF3 isoform X7 → MKRTLDRTKVVLRHLPPSITEAMLIEQVDSAFAGRYNWFSFRPGKNRQKHQSCSRLYIDFKSLEDVLEFAEFFNGHVFVNEKGAQFKTIVEYAPSQCVPTLWAKNDDCEGTIFKVFLDEHLDPEYLEFLEFLAKPVENLPSAEIQLERREAERVGALKDSSIVTPLMDFVRQKRAAKVGSRKSLSNGKLSRRAGGQSGGIPSSASSKRGSEKRRGSTTMVCIYLYVLRDSLKNASGKDKSTYILVSRRDEQQLSNRPVILASSVGTEVSEEESGATRITDADKNKVLLLKGKGKEKEISHVAGSILHQQNFTSPIKTILRSTPTKLNSRRENRIIRGILLNKDSRQSQCAGFQSEQHIETSHLEKERRPTWHPHANLGLKDACNASDGNVAGNHLHGAKKLERRSRNKDRTDHGVWTLRHSDGSCASDESLSSSASQSAQILIDSSEGACGDNKVDFSSVGSWQASSKHVSRRVAVANGSSAVNDGKPGKRANVYGSHEKQVWVQKSSSGS, encoded by the exons ATGAAGCGGACTTTGGATCGAACCAAAGTGGTTCTCCGCCACTTGCCACCGTCCATTACGGAGGCCATGCTTATCGAACAAGTCGATAGTGCCTTTGCTGGCCGTTACAACTGGTTTTCCTTCCGTCCAGGAAAGAACCG TCAGAAGCATCAGTCTTGTTCCAGACTGTACATAGACTTCAAGAGCCTTGAGGATGTCTTGGAGTTTGCAGAGTTCTTTAACGGTCATGTGTTTGTTAATGAGAAAG GGGCACAGTTTAAAACTATTGTTGAGTATGCACCTTCCCAATGCGTTCCCACACTCTGGGCTAAAAATGATGATTGTGAAGGGACTATATTCAAAG TCTTTCTTGATGAACATCTAGATCCTGAGTATTTGGAGTTCCTTGAATTTCTTGCGAAGCCAGTCGAGAATCTTCCTAGTGCAGAGATACAATTAGAGAGGAGGGAGGCTGAAAGAGTTG GTGCACTGAAGGATTCTTCCATAGTTACACCTTTAATGGATTTTGTTAGACAGAAAAGAGCTGCTAAGGTTGGATCACGg AAGTCACTGTCTAATGGGAAACTTAGCAGAAGAGCTGGTGGACAATCTGGTGGGATTCCAAGTTCAGCATCATCAAAAAGAGGTTCTGAAAAGAGGCGGGGTTCTACTACAATGGTATGCATATATTTG TATGTTCTAAGGGATAGCTTGAAAAATGCAAGTGGCAAAGACAAATCGACATACATTCTGGTTTCTAGAAGGGATGAGCAGCAACTTTCCAATAGGCCTGTTATTTTGGCATCATCTGTGGGAACTGAAGTATCTGAAGAGGAAAGTG GAGCTACTAGAATTACTGATGCTGATAAAAATAAAGTTCTGCTTCtgaaagggaaagggaaagagaaagaaatttctCAT GTGGCTGGAAGTATATTGCATCAACAGAATTTTACATCTCCAATTAAAACAATACTTCGTTCAACTCCTACCAAACTGAACTCACGACGCGAAAACAGAATAATCAGAGGCATACTGTTAAACAAGGATTCTCGTCAAAGTCAGTGTGCCGGCTTCCAGTCAGAGCAGCATATTGAGACCTCACATTTGGAAAAAGAGAGACGACCTACTTGGCATCCACATGCAAATTTAGGTTTGAAGGATGCATGCAATGCTTCAGATGGTAACGTTGCTGGGAATCACTTGCATGGTGCTAAGAAGCTAGAAAGACGTAGCAGAAACAAAGATAGAACAGATCATGGTGTTTGGACCCTTCGCCATTCTGATGGATCATGTGCTAGTGATGAGTCCTTGTCATCATCTGCTTCTCAATCTGCGCAGATACTTATAGATTCTTCAGAAG GGGCTTGTGGTGATAATAAAGTTGATTTCTCAAGTGTTGGGAGCTGGCAAG CATCCAGTAAGCACGTCAGCCGTCGTGTAGCAGTTGCCAATGGATCATCTGCTGTGAATGATGGGAAACCAGGGAAAAGAGCCAATGTGTATGGTTCTCATGAG AAACAAGTATGGGTACAGAAATCTAGTTCTGGTTCTtag
- the LOC105795510 gene encoding regulator of nonsense transcripts UPF3 isoform X4, whose amino-acid sequence MKRTLDRTKVVLRHLPPSITEAMLIEQVDSAFAGRYNWFSFRPGKNRQKHQSCSRLYIDFKSLEDVLEFAEFFNGHVFVNEKGAQFKTIVEYAPSQCVPTLWAKNDDCEGTIFKVFLDEHLDPEYLEFLEFLAKPVENLPSAEIQLERREAERVGALKDSSIVTPLMDFVRQKRAAKVGSRKSLSNGKLSRRAGGQSGGIPSSASSKRGSEKRRGSTTMYVLRDSLKNASGKDKSTYILVSRRDEQQLSNRPVILASSVGTEVSEEESGATRITDADKNKVLLLKGKGKEKEISHVAGSILHQQNFTSPIKTILRSTPTKLNSRRENRIIRGILLNKDSRQSQCAGFQSEQHIETSHLEKERRPTWHPHANLGLKDACNASDGNVAGNHLHGAKKLERRSRNKDRTDHGVWTLRHSDGSCASDESLSSSASQSAQILIDSSEGACGDNKVDFSSVGSWQGKTFASEHNASSKHVSRRVAVANGSSAVNDGKPGKRANVYGSHEKQVWVQKSSSGS is encoded by the exons ATGAAGCGGACTTTGGATCGAACCAAAGTGGTTCTCCGCCACTTGCCACCGTCCATTACGGAGGCCATGCTTATCGAACAAGTCGATAGTGCCTTTGCTGGCCGTTACAACTGGTTTTCCTTCCGTCCAGGAAAGAACCG TCAGAAGCATCAGTCTTGTTCCAGACTGTACATAGACTTCAAGAGCCTTGAGGATGTCTTGGAGTTTGCAGAGTTCTTTAACGGTCATGTGTTTGTTAATGAGAAAG GGGCACAGTTTAAAACTATTGTTGAGTATGCACCTTCCCAATGCGTTCCCACACTCTGGGCTAAAAATGATGATTGTGAAGGGACTATATTCAAAG TCTTTCTTGATGAACATCTAGATCCTGAGTATTTGGAGTTCCTTGAATTTCTTGCGAAGCCAGTCGAGAATCTTCCTAGTGCAGAGATACAATTAGAGAGGAGGGAGGCTGAAAGAGTTG GTGCACTGAAGGATTCTTCCATAGTTACACCTTTAATGGATTTTGTTAGACAGAAAAGAGCTGCTAAGGTTGGATCACGg AAGTCACTGTCTAATGGGAAACTTAGCAGAAGAGCTGGTGGACAATCTGGTGGGATTCCAAGTTCAGCATCATCAAAAAGAGGTTCTGAAAAGAGGCGGGGTTCTACTACAATG TATGTTCTAAGGGATAGCTTGAAAAATGCAAGTGGCAAAGACAAATCGACATACATTCTGGTTTCTAGAAGGGATGAGCAGCAACTTTCCAATAGGCCTGTTATTTTGGCATCATCTGTGGGAACTGAAGTATCTGAAGAGGAAAGTG GAGCTACTAGAATTACTGATGCTGATAAAAATAAAGTTCTGCTTCtgaaagggaaagggaaagagaaagaaatttctCAT GTGGCTGGAAGTATATTGCATCAACAGAATTTTACATCTCCAATTAAAACAATACTTCGTTCAACTCCTACCAAACTGAACTCACGACGCGAAAACAGAATAATCAGAGGCATACTGTTAAACAAGGATTCTCGTCAAAGTCAGTGTGCCGGCTTCCAGTCAGAGCAGCATATTGAGACCTCACATTTGGAAAAAGAGAGACGACCTACTTGGCATCCACATGCAAATTTAGGTTTGAAGGATGCATGCAATGCTTCAGATGGTAACGTTGCTGGGAATCACTTGCATGGTGCTAAGAAGCTAGAAAGACGTAGCAGAAACAAAGATAGAACAGATCATGGTGTTTGGACCCTTCGCCATTCTGATGGATCATGTGCTAGTGATGAGTCCTTGTCATCATCTGCTTCTCAATCTGCGCAGATACTTATAGATTCTTCAGAAG GGGCTTGTGGTGATAATAAAGTTGATTTCTCAAGTGTTGGGAGCTGGCAAGGTAAAACTTTTGCAAGTGAACATAATG CATCCAGTAAGCACGTCAGCCGTCGTGTAGCAGTTGCCAATGGATCATCTGCTGTGAATGATGGGAAACCAGGGAAAAGAGCCAATGTGTATGGTTCTCATGAG AAACAAGTATGGGTACAGAAATCTAGTTCTGGTTCTtag
- the LOC105795510 gene encoding regulator of nonsense transcripts UPF3 isoform X1, whose translation MKRTLDRTKVVLRHLPPSITEAMLIEQVDSAFAGRYNWFSFRPGKNRQKHQSCSRLYIDFKSLEDVLEFAEFFNGHVFVNEKGAQFKTIVEYAPSQCVPTLWAKNDDCEGTIFKVFLDEHLDPEYLEFLEFLAKPVENLPSAEIQLERREAERVGALKDSSIVTPLMDFVRQKRAAKVGSRKSLSNGKLSRRAGGQSGGIPSSASSKRGSEKRRGSTTMVCIYLYVLRDSLKNASGKDKSTYILVSRRDEQQLSNRPVILASSVGTEVSEEESGATRITDADKNKVLLLKGKGKEKEISHVAGSILHQQNFTSPIKTILRSTPTKLNSRRENRIIRGILLNKDSRQSQCAGFQSEQHIETSHLEKERRPTWHPHANLGLKDACNASDGNVAGNHLHGAKKLERRSRNKDRTDHGVWTLRHSDGSCASDESLSSSASQSAQILIDSSEGACGDNKVDFSSVGSWQGKTFASEHNASSKHVSRRVAVANGSSAVNDGKPGKRANVYGSHEKQVWVQKSSSGS comes from the exons ATGAAGCGGACTTTGGATCGAACCAAAGTGGTTCTCCGCCACTTGCCACCGTCCATTACGGAGGCCATGCTTATCGAACAAGTCGATAGTGCCTTTGCTGGCCGTTACAACTGGTTTTCCTTCCGTCCAGGAAAGAACCG TCAGAAGCATCAGTCTTGTTCCAGACTGTACATAGACTTCAAGAGCCTTGAGGATGTCTTGGAGTTTGCAGAGTTCTTTAACGGTCATGTGTTTGTTAATGAGAAAG GGGCACAGTTTAAAACTATTGTTGAGTATGCACCTTCCCAATGCGTTCCCACACTCTGGGCTAAAAATGATGATTGTGAAGGGACTATATTCAAAG TCTTTCTTGATGAACATCTAGATCCTGAGTATTTGGAGTTCCTTGAATTTCTTGCGAAGCCAGTCGAGAATCTTCCTAGTGCAGAGATACAATTAGAGAGGAGGGAGGCTGAAAGAGTTG GTGCACTGAAGGATTCTTCCATAGTTACACCTTTAATGGATTTTGTTAGACAGAAAAGAGCTGCTAAGGTTGGATCACGg AAGTCACTGTCTAATGGGAAACTTAGCAGAAGAGCTGGTGGACAATCTGGTGGGATTCCAAGTTCAGCATCATCAAAAAGAGGTTCTGAAAAGAGGCGGGGTTCTACTACAATGGTATGCATATATTTG TATGTTCTAAGGGATAGCTTGAAAAATGCAAGTGGCAAAGACAAATCGACATACATTCTGGTTTCTAGAAGGGATGAGCAGCAACTTTCCAATAGGCCTGTTATTTTGGCATCATCTGTGGGAACTGAAGTATCTGAAGAGGAAAGTG GAGCTACTAGAATTACTGATGCTGATAAAAATAAAGTTCTGCTTCtgaaagggaaagggaaagagaaagaaatttctCAT GTGGCTGGAAGTATATTGCATCAACAGAATTTTACATCTCCAATTAAAACAATACTTCGTTCAACTCCTACCAAACTGAACTCACGACGCGAAAACAGAATAATCAGAGGCATACTGTTAAACAAGGATTCTCGTCAAAGTCAGTGTGCCGGCTTCCAGTCAGAGCAGCATATTGAGACCTCACATTTGGAAAAAGAGAGACGACCTACTTGGCATCCACATGCAAATTTAGGTTTGAAGGATGCATGCAATGCTTCAGATGGTAACGTTGCTGGGAATCACTTGCATGGTGCTAAGAAGCTAGAAAGACGTAGCAGAAACAAAGATAGAACAGATCATGGTGTTTGGACCCTTCGCCATTCTGATGGATCATGTGCTAGTGATGAGTCCTTGTCATCATCTGCTTCTCAATCTGCGCAGATACTTATAGATTCTTCAGAAG GGGCTTGTGGTGATAATAAAGTTGATTTCTCAAGTGTTGGGAGCTGGCAAGGTAAAACTTTTGCAAGTGAACATAATG CATCCAGTAAGCACGTCAGCCGTCGTGTAGCAGTTGCCAATGGATCATCTGCTGTGAATGATGGGAAACCAGGGAAAAGAGCCAATGTGTATGGTTCTCATGAG AAACAAGTATGGGTACAGAAATCTAGTTCTGGTTCTtag
- the LOC105795510 gene encoding regulator of nonsense transcripts UPF3 isoform X6: protein MKRTLDRTKVVLRHLPPSITEAMLIEQVDSAFAGRYNWFSFRPGKNRQKHQSCSRLYIDFKSLEDVLEFAEFFNGHVFVNEKGAQFKTIVEYAPSQCVPTLWAKNDDCEGTIFKDPEYLEFLEFLAKPVENLPSAEIQLERREAERVGALKDSSIVTPLMDFVRQKRAAKVGSRKSLSNGKLSRRAGGQSGGIPSSASSKRGSEKRRGSTTMVCIYLYVLRDSLKNASGKDKSTYILVSRRDEQQLSNRPVILASSVGTEVSEEESGATRITDADKNKVLLLKGKGKEKEISHVAGSILHQQNFTSPIKTILRSTPTKLNSRRENRIIRGILLNKDSRQSQCAGFQSEQHIETSHLEKERRPTWHPHANLGLKDACNASDGNVAGNHLHGAKKLERRSRNKDRTDHGVWTLRHSDGSCASDESLSSSASQSAQILIDSSEGACGDNKVDFSSVGSWQGKTFASEHNASSKHVSRRVAVANGSSAVNDGKPGKRANVYGSHEKQVWVQKSSSGS, encoded by the exons ATGAAGCGGACTTTGGATCGAACCAAAGTGGTTCTCCGCCACTTGCCACCGTCCATTACGGAGGCCATGCTTATCGAACAAGTCGATAGTGCCTTTGCTGGCCGTTACAACTGGTTTTCCTTCCGTCCAGGAAAGAACCG TCAGAAGCATCAGTCTTGTTCCAGACTGTACATAGACTTCAAGAGCCTTGAGGATGTCTTGGAGTTTGCAGAGTTCTTTAACGGTCATGTGTTTGTTAATGAGAAAG GGGCACAGTTTAAAACTATTGTTGAGTATGCACCTTCCCAATGCGTTCCCACACTCTGGGCTAAAAATGATGATTGTGAAGGGACTATATTCAAAG ATCCTGAGTATTTGGAGTTCCTTGAATTTCTTGCGAAGCCAGTCGAGAATCTTCCTAGTGCAGAGATACAATTAGAGAGGAGGGAGGCTGAAAGAGTTG GTGCACTGAAGGATTCTTCCATAGTTACACCTTTAATGGATTTTGTTAGACAGAAAAGAGCTGCTAAGGTTGGATCACGg AAGTCACTGTCTAATGGGAAACTTAGCAGAAGAGCTGGTGGACAATCTGGTGGGATTCCAAGTTCAGCATCATCAAAAAGAGGTTCTGAAAAGAGGCGGGGTTCTACTACAATGGTATGCATATATTTG TATGTTCTAAGGGATAGCTTGAAAAATGCAAGTGGCAAAGACAAATCGACATACATTCTGGTTTCTAGAAGGGATGAGCAGCAACTTTCCAATAGGCCTGTTATTTTGGCATCATCTGTGGGAACTGAAGTATCTGAAGAGGAAAGTG GAGCTACTAGAATTACTGATGCTGATAAAAATAAAGTTCTGCTTCtgaaagggaaagggaaagagaaagaaatttctCAT GTGGCTGGAAGTATATTGCATCAACAGAATTTTACATCTCCAATTAAAACAATACTTCGTTCAACTCCTACCAAACTGAACTCACGACGCGAAAACAGAATAATCAGAGGCATACTGTTAAACAAGGATTCTCGTCAAAGTCAGTGTGCCGGCTTCCAGTCAGAGCAGCATATTGAGACCTCACATTTGGAAAAAGAGAGACGACCTACTTGGCATCCACATGCAAATTTAGGTTTGAAGGATGCATGCAATGCTTCAGATGGTAACGTTGCTGGGAATCACTTGCATGGTGCTAAGAAGCTAGAAAGACGTAGCAGAAACAAAGATAGAACAGATCATGGTGTTTGGACCCTTCGCCATTCTGATGGATCATGTGCTAGTGATGAGTCCTTGTCATCATCTGCTTCTCAATCTGCGCAGATACTTATAGATTCTTCAGAAG GGGCTTGTGGTGATAATAAAGTTGATTTCTCAAGTGTTGGGAGCTGGCAAGGTAAAACTTTTGCAAGTGAACATAATG CATCCAGTAAGCACGTCAGCCGTCGTGTAGCAGTTGCCAATGGATCATCTGCTGTGAATGATGGGAAACCAGGGAAAAGAGCCAATGTGTATGGTTCTCATGAG AAACAAGTATGGGTACAGAAATCTAGTTCTGGTTCTtag
- the LOC105795510 gene encoding regulator of nonsense transcripts UPF3 isoform X9, which translates to MKRTLDRTKVVLRHLPPSITEAMLIEQVDSAFAGRYNWFSFRPGKNRQKHQSCSRLYIDFKSLEDVLEFAEFFNGHVFVNEKGAQFKTIVEYAPSQCVPTLWAKNDDCEGTIFKDPEYLEFLEFLAKPVENLPSAEIQLERREAERVGALKDSSIVTPLMDFVRQKRAAKVGSRKSLSNGKLSRRAGGQSGGIPSSASSKRGSEKRRGSTTMYVLRDSLKNASGKDKSTYILVSRRDEQQLSNRPVILASSVGTEVSEEESGATRITDADKNKVLLLKGKGKEKEISHVAGSILHQQNFTSPIKTILRSTPTKLNSRRENRIIRGILLNKDSRQSQCAGFQSEQHIETSHLEKERRPTWHPHANLGLKDACNASDGNVAGNHLHGAKKLERRSRNKDRTDHGVWTLRHSDGSCASDESLSSSASQSAQILIDSSEGACGDNKVDFSSVGSWQGKTFASEHNASSKHVSRRVAVANGSSAVNDGKPGKRANVYGSHEKQVWVQKSSSGS; encoded by the exons ATGAAGCGGACTTTGGATCGAACCAAAGTGGTTCTCCGCCACTTGCCACCGTCCATTACGGAGGCCATGCTTATCGAACAAGTCGATAGTGCCTTTGCTGGCCGTTACAACTGGTTTTCCTTCCGTCCAGGAAAGAACCG TCAGAAGCATCAGTCTTGTTCCAGACTGTACATAGACTTCAAGAGCCTTGAGGATGTCTTGGAGTTTGCAGAGTTCTTTAACGGTCATGTGTTTGTTAATGAGAAAG GGGCACAGTTTAAAACTATTGTTGAGTATGCACCTTCCCAATGCGTTCCCACACTCTGGGCTAAAAATGATGATTGTGAAGGGACTATATTCAAAG ATCCTGAGTATTTGGAGTTCCTTGAATTTCTTGCGAAGCCAGTCGAGAATCTTCCTAGTGCAGAGATACAATTAGAGAGGAGGGAGGCTGAAAGAGTTG GTGCACTGAAGGATTCTTCCATAGTTACACCTTTAATGGATTTTGTTAGACAGAAAAGAGCTGCTAAGGTTGGATCACGg AAGTCACTGTCTAATGGGAAACTTAGCAGAAGAGCTGGTGGACAATCTGGTGGGATTCCAAGTTCAGCATCATCAAAAAGAGGTTCTGAAAAGAGGCGGGGTTCTACTACAATG TATGTTCTAAGGGATAGCTTGAAAAATGCAAGTGGCAAAGACAAATCGACATACATTCTGGTTTCTAGAAGGGATGAGCAGCAACTTTCCAATAGGCCTGTTATTTTGGCATCATCTGTGGGAACTGAAGTATCTGAAGAGGAAAGTG GAGCTACTAGAATTACTGATGCTGATAAAAATAAAGTTCTGCTTCtgaaagggaaagggaaagagaaagaaatttctCAT GTGGCTGGAAGTATATTGCATCAACAGAATTTTACATCTCCAATTAAAACAATACTTCGTTCAACTCCTACCAAACTGAACTCACGACGCGAAAACAGAATAATCAGAGGCATACTGTTAAACAAGGATTCTCGTCAAAGTCAGTGTGCCGGCTTCCAGTCAGAGCAGCATATTGAGACCTCACATTTGGAAAAAGAGAGACGACCTACTTGGCATCCACATGCAAATTTAGGTTTGAAGGATGCATGCAATGCTTCAGATGGTAACGTTGCTGGGAATCACTTGCATGGTGCTAAGAAGCTAGAAAGACGTAGCAGAAACAAAGATAGAACAGATCATGGTGTTTGGACCCTTCGCCATTCTGATGGATCATGTGCTAGTGATGAGTCCTTGTCATCATCTGCTTCTCAATCTGCGCAGATACTTATAGATTCTTCAGAAG GGGCTTGTGGTGATAATAAAGTTGATTTCTCAAGTGTTGGGAGCTGGCAAGGTAAAACTTTTGCAAGTGAACATAATG CATCCAGTAAGCACGTCAGCCGTCGTGTAGCAGTTGCCAATGGATCATCTGCTGTGAATGATGGGAAACCAGGGAAAAGAGCCAATGTGTATGGTTCTCATGAG AAACAAGTATGGGTACAGAAATCTAGTTCTGGTTCTtag
- the LOC105795510 gene encoding regulator of nonsense transcripts UPF3 isoform X8 has protein sequence MKRTLDRTKVVLRHLPPSITEAMLIEQVDSAFAGRYNWFSFRPGKNRQKHQSCSRLYIDFKSLEDVLEFAEFFNGHVFVNEKGAQFKTIVEYAPSQCVPTLWAKNDDCEGTIFKVFLDEHLDPEYLEFLEFLAKPVENLPSAEIQLERREAERVGALKDSSIVTPLMDFVRQKRAAKKSLSNGKLSRRAGGQSGGIPSSASSKRGSEKRRGSTTMYVLRDSLKNASGKDKSTYILVSRRDEQQLSNRPVILASSVGTEVSEEESGATRITDADKNKVLLLKGKGKEKEISHVAGSILHQQNFTSPIKTILRSTPTKLNSRRENRIIRGILLNKDSRQSQCAGFQSEQHIETSHLEKERRPTWHPHANLGLKDACNASDGNVAGNHLHGAKKLERRSRNKDRTDHGVWTLRHSDGSCASDESLSSSASQSAQILIDSSEGACGDNKVDFSSVGSWQGKTFASEHNASSKHVSRRVAVANGSSAVNDGKPGKRANVYGSHEKQVWVQKSSSGS, from the exons ATGAAGCGGACTTTGGATCGAACCAAAGTGGTTCTCCGCCACTTGCCACCGTCCATTACGGAGGCCATGCTTATCGAACAAGTCGATAGTGCCTTTGCTGGCCGTTACAACTGGTTTTCCTTCCGTCCAGGAAAGAACCG TCAGAAGCATCAGTCTTGTTCCAGACTGTACATAGACTTCAAGAGCCTTGAGGATGTCTTGGAGTTTGCAGAGTTCTTTAACGGTCATGTGTTTGTTAATGAGAAAG GGGCACAGTTTAAAACTATTGTTGAGTATGCACCTTCCCAATGCGTTCCCACACTCTGGGCTAAAAATGATGATTGTGAAGGGACTATATTCAAAG TCTTTCTTGATGAACATCTAGATCCTGAGTATTTGGAGTTCCTTGAATTTCTTGCGAAGCCAGTCGAGAATCTTCCTAGTGCAGAGATACAATTAGAGAGGAGGGAGGCTGAAAGAGTTG GTGCACTGAAGGATTCTTCCATAGTTACACCTTTAATGGATTTTGTTAGACAGAAAAGAGCTGCTAAG AAGTCACTGTCTAATGGGAAACTTAGCAGAAGAGCTGGTGGACAATCTGGTGGGATTCCAAGTTCAGCATCATCAAAAAGAGGTTCTGAAAAGAGGCGGGGTTCTACTACAATG TATGTTCTAAGGGATAGCTTGAAAAATGCAAGTGGCAAAGACAAATCGACATACATTCTGGTTTCTAGAAGGGATGAGCAGCAACTTTCCAATAGGCCTGTTATTTTGGCATCATCTGTGGGAACTGAAGTATCTGAAGAGGAAAGTG GAGCTACTAGAATTACTGATGCTGATAAAAATAAAGTTCTGCTTCtgaaagggaaagggaaagagaaagaaatttctCAT GTGGCTGGAAGTATATTGCATCAACAGAATTTTACATCTCCAATTAAAACAATACTTCGTTCAACTCCTACCAAACTGAACTCACGACGCGAAAACAGAATAATCAGAGGCATACTGTTAAACAAGGATTCTCGTCAAAGTCAGTGTGCCGGCTTCCAGTCAGAGCAGCATATTGAGACCTCACATTTGGAAAAAGAGAGACGACCTACTTGGCATCCACATGCAAATTTAGGTTTGAAGGATGCATGCAATGCTTCAGATGGTAACGTTGCTGGGAATCACTTGCATGGTGCTAAGAAGCTAGAAAGACGTAGCAGAAACAAAGATAGAACAGATCATGGTGTTTGGACCCTTCGCCATTCTGATGGATCATGTGCTAGTGATGAGTCCTTGTCATCATCTGCTTCTCAATCTGCGCAGATACTTATAGATTCTTCAGAAG GGGCTTGTGGTGATAATAAAGTTGATTTCTCAAGTGTTGGGAGCTGGCAAGGTAAAACTTTTGCAAGTGAACATAATG CATCCAGTAAGCACGTCAGCCGTCGTGTAGCAGTTGCCAATGGATCATCTGCTGTGAATGATGGGAAACCAGGGAAAAGAGCCAATGTGTATGGTTCTCATGAG AAACAAGTATGGGTACAGAAATCTAGTTCTGGTTCTtag